One stretch of Bremerella cremea DNA includes these proteins:
- a CDS encoding EutN/CcmL family microcompartment protein — protein sequence MRIAKIIGKVTLSRTVTEFQGAVLKLAVPMMLSDIENENTPLDDLLVVYDELGAGNENYIALSEGGEAAQPFYPEMKPVDAYNAAILDTVDIRYRLNQ from the coding sequence ATGCGTATCGCCAAAATCATCGGCAAAGTCACGCTCAGCCGCACGGTTACTGAATTCCAGGGTGCCGTACTGAAGCTGGCCGTACCCATGATGCTGAGCGATATCGAAAACGAAAATACTCCGCTGGACGACCTACTTGTCGTGTACGACGAACTGGGCGCTGGCAACGAGAATTACATCGCCTTGAGCGAAGGGGGAGAAGCGGCCCAACCGTTCTACCCCGAAATGAAGCCGGTCGACGCTTACAACGCGGCCATTTTAGACACCGTGGATATCCGTTACCGGCTAAACCAATAA